Part of the Methanolobus chelungpuianus genome is shown below.
AAACCACATTATACTCCAGTTCTAGGGCGTCGGTCATGTCCTATACATCGGCCTTTATTTGAGAAAATAGTGCCAGCTGAAAATATTCAGCAAGCACTTGACCAGATAGAACCAAAGCAAGGCACATTGTATAGCGAACAAAAGATAGCAGGCTCATCGCCCATGCAAATTCGCGATGTCCCTATTCAAGATCCTGTAAGGCAGTTTGCTACCAGGACAATATATATTCTAGGAGATGAACATGTACTTTAGTAAGTGGTTGCTCAAATCCAATAAACCGGTAGATCCATATCAATTGCATAAGATAATATGGCAACTGTTCCCGGATAAAGTCAATGATGAACGTTCTTTTTTATTTAGAATTGAGAGCACCAGACAAAAATGTGAGCAACACATTTTGTTGCAGTCTATCTCTCAGCCACAAGCAACATCCGGTGAACTAATTATGTTAAAAGAACCAAAGGAGGTTCATTTTGATTTAAAAGCCGGGAATAGCTATAGATTCATGTTGTGTGCGAATCCAACTAAAAAAATCAATGACAAAGATGGAAAGACCGAAAATCAAGGCAAAGTAAGGGTACCTGTGATTCATGATGACGAAATAGTAGCATGGTTAAAAAGACAGTTAGTGGGTAGTGCTGAGGTTGATTCAGTTGAGTTGATTAAAAAGGACTTACTTCATTTTTATAAGAATAAACCTGGTGACAAGCATATTGGTAAGATTCAAACTGTAACTTTCTTAGGAACTCTTACTGTAGAAGAGCCGGAATTATTAACCGCTAAAATCTCAAACGGAGTCGGTCCTGCTAAATCTTTTGGTTGTGGTCTTTTGACTCTTGCCAGAATTTGATTCACATGGATAGGGTGTTAATTAAATGCTTCCAAAACTAAAACCCATAGCCATAAAAGAGCGCTTTTCGCTGCTCTTCCTTGAAAAGGGTGAACTTGACGTTGTGGACGGAGCTTTTGTTATCATTGACAAGACAGGCGTGCGTTCCCATATACCGGTTGGAGGAATTGCATGTTTGATGCTGGAACCTGGAACCAGGGTTTCGCATGCGGCGGTAGTTCTTGCTTCCAGAGTGGGCTGCTTGCTGATATGGGTAGGGGAGGCAGGTGTTCGACTCTACTCCGCCGGACAACCTGGCGGTGCACGTGCAGACAGGCTGCTTTACCAGGCAAAACTTGCTCTTGATGATGACCTGAGAAGAAGGGTAGTTCGCAAAATGTATGAGATGAGATTCAATGAGCTCCTACCTGACCATTATAGTGTCGAACAGATGCGTGGAATGGAAGCTGTCCGCGTAAAGAAAATGTACCAATTGTTTGCCCAGCAGTATGGGATCGAGTGGAAAGGACGGAGTTATGATCCGGAAGACTGGGATAGTGCGGATGTGCAAAATAAGTGTCTGAGCTCGGCAACTTCATGCATATATGGAGTTGCTGAAGCGGCAATCCTAGCTGCTGGATATTCTCCAGCTGTTGGTTTTATTCACACAGGGAAACCCAGATCTTTTGTATACGATATTGCAGATCTATTCAAATTTGAAACAGTGGTTCCACTTGCCTTTAGGATTGCATCAGAGAAGCATAATAATTACGAAAGAGCTGTCAGACTTGCCTGCAGGGATGCTTTTAGAGAAACACGCTTACTCAAGAAAATCATCCCAACTATCGAAGAAGTCCTCTCTGCGGGTGGAATAGAAATACCTGATGCACCAGAAGAATCAGTACCTCCTGCAATACCAAATGAAAGGAGCATTGGTGATGTTGGTCATCGTACTTGAAAATGCACCTGACAGATTACGAGGTCGTCTGGCAGTCTGGCTCCTTGAAGTCCGTGCTGGTGTTTATGTGGGAGATTATTCCGTGAAGGTACGGGAAATGATAGTCCAGAACATAGAAGAAGGATTAGAGGATGGGAACGCTGTTGTACTCTGGAGTTCTCCTAATGAAACAGGTTTTGATTTCCTTACAATGGGTGAAAGCCGACGCATTCCCAAAGAGATGGATGGAATAAAGTTAATATCCTTTTTACCAGATACTAGTGAATAAGGAGATTGCTATGCCAACATCGTGCATTTTTAGAGTGCTTCACTTGCTAAGTATAGTTTTTAGAATAAACTATTTGCCCAATGAAAGCAGCAACCTTTTTCCTCTTTAAAGGAATATAAGAGACACAGAGTTCCCCACATACGTGGGGATGAACCGCAAGAGGAATACAAGAAATACATAAGAGGAGAGAGTTCCCCACATACGTGGGGATGAACCGACAGCAGCTGTACTGGTACTCACGTACATGTGGAGTTCCCCACATACGTGGGGATGAACCGGCCATATCCTCGATGACCCAGGCCCGGAATGGGAGTTCCCCACATACGTGGGGATGAACCGATTCAGGTCTACGGTACTACCGGAGTGTATCTGAGTTCCCCACATACGTGGGGATGAACCGAGATGGCGGTGATGCTGAATATGATGTCACATGAGTTCCCCACATACGTGGGGATGAACCGCTGGAGTCATCACATTAAACTATGAGTCTGATGAGTTCCCCACATACGTGGGGATGAACCGGACCTTATAAACAAGATCACAACTGCGGAAGAGAGTTCCCCACATACGTGGGGATGAACCGGCCAGCCACCTCGAAAGGCGTGGATTTGGCAAGAGTTCCCCACATACGTGGGGATGAACCGTTCTGTGGTGGCGTTATTCTTTCTTCTACCAAGAGTTCCCCACATACGTGGGGATGAACCGGTAGCCGCCATGCTCGGGGGAGTAGCGGGAGGGAGTTCCCCACATACGTGGGGATGAACCGGTGTACTGGACCAATGCGCCCTCCGCAAAGATGAGTTCCCCACATACGTGGGGATGAACCGTAAGATATCGAACATTGTTATGCCCTCCCAAAGAGTTCCCCACATACGTGGGGATGAACCGGCTATGCTGACATTTCAGCTGAGATCCGGAAGGAGTTCCCCACATACGTGGGGATGAACCGAAATAAGCACCTGCGTGGAGTGTGGCGGGACAGAGTTCCCCACATACGTGGGGATGAACCGGTAATTAAAGGCACTCTTAAACCTGTTAAACGGAGTTCCCCACATACGTGGGGATGAACCGTAGGATCAATCTAGCGAAAATCGCTTAGTTGAGAGTTCCCCACATACGTGGGGATGAACCGTTTTAGCGAATATCACGCCATATTTACGATATGAGTTCCCCACATACGTGGGGATGAACCGCTCCTTGAGGATACAGATATCATTGACCTTTGGAGTTCCCCACATACGTGGGGATGAACCGCATCGACAGGACGAGGAACCACCGGATCGGGCGAGTTCCCCACATACGTGGGGATGAACCGGAATCCCCCTGGCTTTGACCAGAACTTGAACCGAGTTCCCCACATACGTGGGGATGAACCGTATTTTGTAACGTTTCAATTGAAACAGAATACGAGTTCCCCACATAC
Proteins encoded:
- the cas6e gene encoding type I-E CRISPR-associated protein Cas6/Cse3/CasE; the encoded protein is MYFSKWLLKSNKPVDPYQLHKIIWQLFPDKVNDERSFLFRIESTRQKCEQHILLQSISQPQATSGELIMLKEPKEVHFDLKAGNSYRFMLCANPTKKINDKDGKTENQGKVRVPVIHDDEIVAWLKRQLVGSAEVDSVELIKKDLLHFYKNKPGDKHIGKIQTVTFLGTLTVEEPELLTAKISNGVGPAKSFGCGLLTLARI
- the cas1e gene encoding type I-E CRISPR-associated endonuclease Cas1e, which encodes MLPKLKPIAIKERFSLLFLEKGELDVVDGAFVIIDKTGVRSHIPVGGIACLMLEPGTRVSHAAVVLASRVGCLLIWVGEAGVRLYSAGQPGGARADRLLYQAKLALDDDLRRRVVRKMYEMRFNELLPDHYSVEQMRGMEAVRVKKMYQLFAQQYGIEWKGRSYDPEDWDSADVQNKCLSSATSCIYGVAEAAILAAGYSPAVGFIHTGKPRSFVYDIADLFKFETVVPLAFRIASEKHNNYERAVRLACRDAFRETRLLKKIIPTIEEVLSAGGIEIPDAPEESVPPAIPNERSIGDVGHRT
- the cas2e gene encoding type I-E CRISPR-associated endoribonuclease Cas2e, with translation MLVIVLENAPDRLRGRLAVWLLEVRAGVYVGDYSVKVREMIVQNIEEGLEDGNAVVLWSSPNETGFDFLTMGESRRIPKEMDGIKLISFLPDTSE